A genomic window from Variovorax paradoxus includes:
- a CDS encoding acyl-CoA thioesterase → MSDTSSAAAAATLKSLPTDMELVLKVIPMPADCNANGDIFGGWVMAQCDLAGSVIPARYAKGRQATVAVNEFIFKQPVRLGDILSFYSKLVRIGRTSVTVTVEVFAERFRAQGEYIKVTQATFTYVAIDDNGRPRPIEQQP, encoded by the coding sequence ATGTCAGATACTTCCAGTGCCGCCGCTGCTGCCACCCTCAAAAGCCTGCCCACCGACATGGAGCTGGTGCTCAAGGTCATCCCGATGCCGGCGGACTGCAACGCCAACGGCGACATCTTCGGCGGCTGGGTCATGGCGCAGTGCGACCTGGCCGGCTCGGTGATCCCGGCGCGCTACGCCAAGGGCCGCCAGGCCACGGTTGCCGTGAACGAATTCATCTTCAAGCAACCGGTGCGGCTGGGCGACATCCTGTCGTTCTATTCGAAGCTGGTGCGCATCGGGCGCACCTCGGTCACGGTCACGGTCGAGGTGTTCGCCGAGCGCTTCCGGGCGCAGGGCGAGTACATCAAGGTGACGCAGGCGACCTTCACCTACGTGGCCATCGACGACAACGGCCGCCCACGGCCGATCGAACAGCAGCCCTGA
- a CDS encoding ABC transporter substrate-binding protein: protein MRPLRIGVIGSWSGPYAGGGRQFDAGMAVWLAAHNQNIAGRPVELLRRDVPGSAPEQARRHAQDLVESERVDLLAGLDFSSNAYAVGTVATQAKLPLVVMNAASSGITARCPFAVRVSFTIGQVTLPLARWALQQGLRDVCTVVADYASGVDAESAFVSGITAGGGRVGAMLRVPLNTLDYSAYMLRLRELKPQAVFFFLPSGQMPATFLKFWRDRGMADTGIRLLATGDATDDHYLEGIGELADGLVTSHHYSFAHESPANRRFTGIFEKEYGSHLRPGYFAVAAHDALAAIDAAMSSPVARGGVVGERLVDAFRGVKLDSPRGPVEIDAHTRDIVQTVYIRRVERRDGRWVNREFERFERVRDPGV, encoded by the coding sequence GTGCGCCCGCTGCGCATCGGCGTCATCGGTTCATGGTCCGGCCCCTACGCGGGCGGCGGTCGGCAGTTCGATGCCGGCATGGCCGTCTGGCTGGCGGCGCACAACCAGAACATCGCGGGCCGGCCGGTCGAACTGCTGCGGCGCGACGTGCCCGGCAGCGCGCCCGAGCAGGCACGCCGCCATGCGCAAGATCTCGTGGAGAGCGAGCGCGTCGATCTGCTGGCGGGCCTGGACTTCAGCTCCAACGCCTACGCCGTCGGCACAGTCGCCACGCAGGCGAAGCTGCCTCTGGTGGTGATGAACGCGGCCTCCTCGGGCATCACGGCGCGCTGCCCGTTCGCGGTGCGGGTGTCTTTCACCATCGGCCAGGTCACGCTGCCGCTGGCGCGATGGGCGCTGCAGCAGGGGTTGCGCGACGTCTGCACCGTGGTGGCCGACTACGCCTCGGGCGTCGATGCCGAAAGCGCTTTTGTCTCGGGCATCACCGCGGGCGGCGGCCGGGTCGGCGCGATGCTGCGGGTGCCGCTGAACACGCTCGACTACTCGGCCTACATGCTGCGGCTGCGCGAACTCAAGCCGCAGGCGGTGTTCTTCTTCCTGCCCTCGGGGCAGATGCCGGCCACTTTCCTCAAGTTCTGGCGCGACCGCGGCATGGCCGACACCGGCATCCGACTGCTGGCAACCGGCGACGCCACCGACGACCATTACCTCGAAGGCATCGGCGAACTGGCCGACGGCCTCGTCACCAGCCACCACTATTCGTTTGCGCACGAGTCGCCGGCCAACCGCCGCTTCACTGGCATCTTCGAGAAGGAGTACGGCAGCCACCTGCGCCCGGGCTACTTTGCGGTCGCGGCCCACGATGCGCTCGCCGCCATCGATGCGGCGATGAGCTCGCCCGTGGCGCGCGGCGGCGTGGTCGGGGAGCGGCTGGTGGATGCGTTCCGGGGTGTGAAGCTCGACAGCCCGCGCGGCCCGGTAGAGATCGACGCCCACACCCGCGACATCGTGCAGACCGTGTACATCCGCCGCGTCGAGCGGCGCGACGGGCGCTGGGTCAACCGCGAATTCGAGCGCTTCGAGCGGGTGCGCGACCCGGGCGTCTGA
- a CDS encoding enoyl-CoA hydratase, whose translation MSDILVHTEAGVMTITFNRVDKKNSITSAMYAELADALATAESEAAVRCVLIQGDPTIFSAGNDIGDFLNGPPSTEESPVFRFLRGIATFPKPIVAAVCGPAVGIGTTMLFHCDLVYAGDNAAFSMPFVNLGLCPEAASSLLVPQMLGYHRAAEALLLGEPFMAEAALEVGLVNRVVPPTEANAIAQTQARKLAAKPLSALVETKRLLKKAQMPAVLERMGEEGASFGRMLREPAAREAFGAFMEKRKPDFSKV comes from the coding sequence ATGAGCGACATCCTCGTCCACACCGAAGCCGGTGTGATGACCATCACCTTCAACCGAGTCGACAAGAAGAATTCGATCACCAGCGCGATGTATGCCGAGCTGGCTGACGCGTTGGCTACGGCCGAGAGCGAAGCGGCCGTGCGCTGCGTGCTGATCCAGGGCGACCCGACGATCTTCAGCGCGGGCAACGACATCGGCGACTTCCTCAACGGCCCGCCGTCGACGGAAGAGTCGCCGGTGTTTCGCTTCCTGCGCGGCATCGCGACCTTCCCCAAGCCCATCGTTGCGGCCGTGTGCGGCCCGGCCGTGGGCATCGGCACCACGATGCTGTTCCATTGCGACCTGGTTTATGCAGGCGACAACGCCGCCTTCTCGATGCCCTTCGTGAACCTGGGCCTGTGCCCCGAGGCTGCATCGAGCCTGCTGGTGCCGCAGATGCTGGGCTACCACCGCGCGGCCGAGGCTCTGCTGCTGGGCGAGCCCTTCATGGCCGAGGCCGCTCTCGAAGTGGGCCTGGTCAACCGCGTGGTGCCGCCGACCGAGGCGAACGCCATCGCGCAGACGCAGGCTCGCAAGCTGGCGGCCAAGCCGCTGAGCGCGCTGGTGGAAACCAAGCGTCTGCTGAAGAAGGCGCAAATGCCCGCCGTGCTCGAGCGTATGGGCGAGGAGGGCGCGAGCTTCGGCCGCATGCTGCGCGAGCCGGCGGCACGCGAAGCTTTCGGCGCTTTCATGGAGAAACGCAAGCCGGACTTCTCCAAGGTCTGA
- a CDS encoding 2-hydroxychromene-2-carboxylate isomerase, translated as MTKQVNFYFDFGSPAAYLAATQLPHICADTGAELVWKPMLLGGVFQATGNHSPAEIKPKGPYMTTDLKRFAKRYGVPFVHNPHFPINTLLLMRGATGVQMKEPTRFGAYVDAVFHAMWVDPKNLNDPATVGAVLQNAGFDAAGLLALAGAQETKDRLKAVTQEAVERGVFGAPTMFVGSEMFWGQDRLDFVREALCA; from the coding sequence ATGACAAAACAAGTCAACTTCTATTTCGACTTCGGCAGCCCAGCCGCCTACCTGGCCGCGACGCAACTGCCGCACATCTGCGCCGACACAGGCGCCGAGCTGGTGTGGAAGCCCATGCTGCTGGGCGGCGTGTTCCAGGCCACCGGCAATCATTCGCCCGCCGAGATCAAGCCCAAGGGCCCGTACATGACGACCGACCTGAAGCGCTTTGCCAAGCGCTACGGCGTGCCCTTCGTGCACAACCCCCACTTCCCGATCAACACGCTGCTGCTGATGCGCGGCGCCACCGGTGTCCAGATGAAAGAGCCGACGCGCTTTGGTGCGTACGTCGATGCGGTTTTCCACGCGATGTGGGTCGATCCGAAGAACCTCAACGACCCGGCGACCGTCGGTGCCGTCTTGCAAAATGCGGGCTTCGATGCCGCGGGCCTGCTTGCGCTGGCCGGCGCGCAGGAAACCAAGGACCGCCTCAAGGCCGTCACGCAGGAAGCCGTGGAGCGCGGCGTGTTCGGCGCTCCCACCATGTTCGTCGGCAGCGAGATGTTCTGGGGGCAAGACCGCCTCGATTTCGTCCGCGAAGCCCTTTGCGCCTGA